One window of Triticum dicoccoides isolate Atlit2015 ecotype Zavitan chromosome 5A, WEW_v2.0, whole genome shotgun sequence genomic DNA carries:
- the LOC119300375 gene encoding phosphatidylglycerophosphate phosphatase PTPMT1-like, whose translation MRSDEHTFGTDGVELQFFHGHDVDEDEDGSTMFADEEASAESSSATALDAAKRAAVGVGARVLFYPKMAYKLVAGRPARGKASEEPSSSSATTLDAAKHAAVGMGARALFYPTLAYSLARYRLSSEFHWWNLIEGTHIYLGAVPFPSDVPRLHDLGVRDVVTLTEPYERLVPKSLYIKHKMENLVLPTTDYLYAPSKDDLCRAAAFIHSSGERGRKTYVHCKAGRARSATVVMCYLVRYKGMTAKEAYDHVRWCRPRVSLAPAQWQAVQDFEDFYRRPAGDSE comes from the coding sequence ATGCGCTCCGACGAGCACACGTTCGGCACCGACGGCGTGGAGCTGCAGTTCTTTCACGGGCACGACGTCGACGAGGACGAGGACGGCAGCACCATGTTCGCGGACGAGGAAGCCTCGGCAGAGTCATCATCGGCGACGGCTCTGGACGCGGCGAAGCGGGCGGCGGTGGGAGTGGGCGCGCGGGTGCTCTTCTACCCGAAGATGGCCTACAAGCTGGTGGCCGGCCGGCCGGCTCGGGGTAAAGCCTCGGAGGAGCCGTCGTCATCGTCGGCGACGACTCTAGACGCGGCGAAGCACGCGGCGGTGGGCATGGGCGCGCGGGCGCTCTTCTACCCGACGCTCGCCTACAGCCTGGCCCGGTACCGCCTCTCGTCCGAATTCCACTGGTGGAACCTCATCGAAGGCACCCACATCTACCTCGGCGCCGTCCCGTTCCCGAGCGACGTGCCGCGCCTGCACGACCTGGGCGTCCGCGACGTGGTGACCCTCACCGAGCCCTACGAGCGGCTGGTGCCCAAGTCGCTGTACATTAAACACAAGATGGAGAACCTGGTGCTGCCAACCACTGACTACCTCTACGCGCCGTCCAAGGACGACCTCTGCCGTGCCGCGGCGTTCATCCACAGCAGCGGGGAGCGAGGGAGAAAGACGTACGTGCACTGCAAGGCCGGGCGCGCGCGCAGCGCCACGGTGGTTATGTGCTACCTGGTGCGGTACAAGGGGATGACGGCGAAGGAGGCGTACGATCACGTGCGGTGGTGCCGGCCCAGGGTGTCGCTGGCTCCGGCGCAGTGGCAGGCGGTCCAGGACTTCGAGGACTTCTACCGGCGGCCGGCCGGTGACTCGGAGTGA